Genomic segment of Pelmatolapia mariae isolate MD_Pm_ZW linkage group LG6, Pm_UMD_F_2, whole genome shotgun sequence:
tagatcctTTTTTAGTTCGAATCAGagtgttacaaaaacaaaacgtgGTGCTAgttatttaataaaatttaaataaataaaaatgattcagtagcttgtagaagcaGCTTTAACAGCATGAACTTGGAGtgatcattttctgtatgactttatcagtgtcTCTTATTATTGTAAATGAATGACAGAGAGATGACCTTATATTTACtttagaatactttggtacacAGGGTTGTTCATGGTCATTTGAGAAGCCATACACAAACAAGGACcaataaaaatgatcaaaaacagccaaaaaaaattataattacGTGTTATTTAAGAGTAATGCATCTTCAGTAAGGCCTAATGGTTACACTGAATTTTCAGTATGATTTTATCTCTTGAGTATCGCATCAATCAGAAGCTAATTGTTTCATCAAGTTGATCATTTTCCTTcactgagctttttttttctcaggttTTGTCCTGAAGCCACGAGATGAGCTGATTGTTGAAGTCTCCTGCCGAGATGCCTACCTGAGGCTCTGCAGTGTTGCTGTGCTGAGAGACGGGCATAAAATCAGTTTAGACAAACAAATGGATTCTCAGTATCCTGTTTCAAACCCAAACCCAGAGGCAGAACTGTGCAGTGCATTAGCATGTCTTCAGACTGATCAGAGTCAAGCGAGAGACTTCTGCATGCTGGAATGTTCGGAAATGGCTCTCCTGAACAATCGGGATTACCATCAGAGTTTTTGCACTGCGTTAGCCAAACTCATCTCCCAGCTGAAGGTTAAGTGCCAAAACCAAGAGCGAGGGTCCGCTTTTCAGCCCGGCCCAGCTGTGGCCACACGCTGCGCGAGCCCGTTTTATGTGCTTGACGTGTCGGAAGGCTTCTCTCTGCTCTCCCTAATCGCTGCCAGCCAGGGTCACGTGAAAGCCTTCAGCTCGGTGGAAAAGAAGAAGCAACAGGAAGTGCTTAAGAGACTGGCTCGCTCCAATAATGTCTCGGAACAGCATTTGGAGTTCTGGCTAAACAACACGGAGGATGAGCAGGGGATGCTGCAAAGGCCTTCCAGGGAGAAGCTGTGGAGTGCCATCATCCTGGACTGTGTAGAAACCTGTGGCCTCATCCGGCAGAAGCTGATGGAGAAAGCGTCACTGGCCAGGTAGGAGTGTGCAACTGATAAAGTATTTTGCTTTTGCatgttttgattcagtttttAGAGCTTTGCTTTTAGACGTGTTAGCTTCATTTCTATCAATTATCCCAGATGTCTGCTGGAGGAAGGAGGACGTATTTTCCCGGGAAAGATTGTGGTGTATGGTATGCTGGTGGAGTCTGAGACTTTGCTACTGGAAAGCGCTGTCCAGGGTCAGGAGCCCACACTTGGATTCAATATTGCTCCTTTCATCAACCAGTTCACTGTAAGTATGACTGCAAAATCTACCAGAACACTTTATTAtggtattttattttgcatgtaaaggactctgtgtgtgtgtgtgtgtgtgtgtgtgtgtgtgtgtgtgtgtgtgtgtgtgtgtgtgtgtgtgtgtgtgtgtgtgtgtgtcttaaatTGGTAAATacgtattttattttttatttttgcataaaTATCGTTAGGTTCTAAAAATATGCCTTTGATTATGATCCCTCCTAATGTTAGTTTCTATAAATTTGTCACCTTTAACGTGGATTTCTAAGCTGTGTACAGAGCACCATGTAGTAGTGCAAAGTTCAAACAACTGTTTGATCAGAATCAAACAAAAGTGCCCCGGTTAAAGTTTGTAGCTCCATCGTTCGGgacagctgtggctcaggtcaGAGTCAGAAGGTCAGTGGATCAATCCCTGGCTCCTGTAGTCTATGTGctgaagtatccttgggcaagctTCTGAACCTGGAGttttgtgtgaatgttagaaaaaGGGCTTGGGGGACATAAAAGTGATTGTGTATACCTGACAATTTACCATAATTTCCATGTACTGTGGGTGAAAATTATACTTATTTCCATGTAGTTTAGAGTGTTTTttaggtaaaaaaataaataaataaaatccttatttatcttacacTGGGTGTTGATGCCAGCCTTCAGTTCATTCACCTTTGCACAGACTCAGTTTcagcttttgtctttttaaaaccaCCTTCCCTAAAACCACTTTCTTTGATTTGCCTCCAGCTGGCTTGTGCTTGTGTGCACCATCTTTTCCACTTGCTGGTGTGgaggttgtttaaaaaaaaaaaaaatggctgcaTCTCAGATCCATCTGTACATTGAATCCAATCTGGAATATGGACATTGTGAACatccacaggaaaaaaaaaacacagtgtgaTAAAAATTATGATTACCTGTGAAAGGACAAACCCACTGGCAATCAGTATCGAATGTTGTTTGAAAAGTAGATTTgacttgctttttttgttttttgtttaattagCCTCCAAAACATTTGCAACCTGCAACGTATGGCTAAACTTTCTGAGTCAGATGGAGCAGGTGTGCATGCTACGCTTAGACTGATACCTCTGGTTTTGCCTGAGAATGACCATATAAGGAAATCCCCTCTTGCTGACACCAGCCAGACCCAGTAATAGAAGAAAAAATTTAGGACAGTCTGAAGCTTGAGCTTTTGGCTTACAGAGATTACTTgtatataattatttaaaacttttataccttccaaggtatgcagaagagtgTCAGTGAGGAGACATGTCAGCTAATAACAGGACACTGAAGCTACAGTTTGCACaggagtattgttgctgaccatgtccacccTCTTCACTCCATGTCACAAAGATCAAATCATcccaaactggtttcttgaatatcacaatgagttcactgtactccgATGACTTCCACAGTCACTATATCTCAAGCCAGTAtttatgccatgaagaattggTCCGTTATTCCATAACCATATTTGTTCCTTcttgaaaaaaacccaacaattttTATCAGTACTCAAACATGCTCCAAAACTttagtttttgtattatttctTCATTCATGCTTAAGCAGACCAGCTTTCTTGTCTATATTAGCATTTTAAATTAAGCGACTTATATTCTTCTCAGTGTGGATGGCACAAACATTTTTCAAGACTTAATTTCTAAACAGGAGGATGACATGAAATAGTTGTTTTACTTATAACAGCTTAATCATTTCCGTTACAAAGCGTCTTCTTACGATCTATAGTGGTTTTAAATTAGGTCAAATCTGGGCTAAATTACAGGGAATCACAATCAAACCAGATTGTAAAGCCAagactttttcagttttcataaaacagtttttacttTGCTTTTGTACTTCTCTGGCTGCTTGTATCTGATATTCTGTCTCATGTTCATGATGCAATAACAGTCAATATTGACAGTTTTCGCATACAGTATGCCATGTTTGTAAGCCTGCATCATTTACAAAGATCGTACAAAAGGGTTATTTTAAATAGGACTGACACGTGGTGCGGTGTtattaaagtataaaaaaaaatatctccgATCGAATGTGACGTGCCAGAGATAATCAGGCGGATTGGTAGAAAACACACAAGTACTTCATTTGGAATACCAAGGTCCAGGACTTTGTTTTCTGTGCTCCTCTTTTGAAGTGTGCCTCTGTGTGAAACAAGCTGTGAATTTCCTttgaatttcttcttctttatttggtctggaaatattttttctttccctaGCATGATGTTTGTGCTCTAATTTTGCAGGCCTCTCTCGGGACGGTCGTTTGTTTTAACAGATGTTGTCTTTGAAGCCCTCGGCGGAGGGCACTTCCTAACACAACTGTCACACAAGACACAACACATAGCTTGGCCCTAAAACATTCCTACCTGAATACATCAGTGCACATTACATCAGACACATCAAACAGTGGGCTCTGAGGTCTACACAACTGCGACAGGGAGGAGAAAAGCTTCTTTTGTTCTGTAGTCAAGGAAACTATGGCAGTTTCTGTGCTGCCACTTTCTGGCAGGTTTTTAGGTCTGCTGCGGCCCGTCTGGATGAGGTGGAAGATGTGTTTTTGAGCTAACCCGTGAGGGAGTGAGGTCCCTGCTGAAAATAACATTGTGTGGTTAAAAACTCATTTTTGAGACCAACAACAGTGAGTCAATTTAGCTGTtcctttattctttttaatcttAGCCTGctattaaattttaaaataaatctgtaCCTTTAGCAGAagtaaacagtttttttcttcttttaagaaATAATAAGAAAGATTCAACAAAAGCTCCTTTTTTAATCTTCTGCCTGAAGCTTACTTACACGTGTTTATGTCAAAGGTTCTCACATTTCTTCTTAAAATTTTGGTGACTGAGTGCCAATTTCAGAGCCAGTACATGAGTGAGATCCACACAAGATTAGAGCTTATATACTTACCAtccactttatttttagttttaagtGCTTATGAAggcaaatatttaatcagcGAATCACATGGCAGCACCTTGTtgtatttaggcatgtagacacgGTGGAGATGACCTACTGAAGTTCagactgagcatcagaatggggaagacaggtgatttaaatgaatgtggcatggttgttggtgtcagacagaaactgctgatctggtgggattttcccacataacCATCACTAGCCATTCTAGAGAATGGTCCtaataagagaaaatatccagtgagcagcagttctctgagtGAAAATGCCTCATTGATGCCCGAGGTCAGCTGATGGGAAGGTGACTGTACTTCAAAAATTACTTGTTCTGAATACATAACATGTtaatgggctacagcagcagaagaccacaatgCATGCCAGTAAAGGAAAATGGGTCCAACCTGGTACTTGGCGGATGTACCTGGTAAAGTGGCGTTTATGTAACATTTTCAAAGCATAAATGCCTGATCTGGGCCATACTGGGTAATAGTATTTATGGGTAAGTATATAGAGTACTTATAAGTATTTATAGTAATTATGGCATTTGTTGACACGATCAGTATTTGTGAGTGTTAGGAAGGCTTTTTTTCAGGATAGAACAGAAGTGCTATGATTGAATTGTGGGTGAATGAAATGCAACATAATTGTTCCCTTtcctttattatattttttaggtACCGGTCCATGTGTTTCTGGACTTTTCCACACTGGAGTGCAGACACCTCAGTGAATCTGTAGAGCTCTTTGTTCTCAACCTCATGGATGCCAACGCAAACTACATTAACAGAGAAGTCAAGGTTAGTTGTGCATCAGCACTTTCAGTGATAATATCATGACTGGAATatgtattaaaacatttttttaaagtaaataaatttaaaaagaaatgtatcCTGTGATAGAACAGGGCTGAAGTGCTGAAAATTAATTTACACATTAAATCTGCTGATTAAAATTCACAAGCATGAAAAAAGAAGTAGAAATGAGTCGGACCTGTATTTGACTCCCCCCACAAACTTTTAACCTCActttactttctgactttgctTCTTTGGTTCTGAATGAACAGGTCCAGGCTACATCTACAGGCAGGATAACTGCAATTCCCTTCTGGTATCACATCTACCTGGACGAAGAGATCAGTGTGAGCACCCTCGGCCAGGCTGCTCACTGGAAGCAGGCCGCCGTTGTTCTGCAGCAGCCCCTGGAGGTACGAGCAGGAGAGTGGGTCCGCCTCGCTGTGAAGCTTCACAAAAGCACCATCTCCATTTTGGCCCATATAGAAAGCACACCTCAGCAGATGGAGTGATAATCACTCACATTTTAGCTTATTTGTAATACATTTCAGCCGACCGTTGTGTCGGCTGACTGATAACAAAGACAGTATTGGTCTGTCAGATGTATCGGAGTCGGTCTACTTGTTGTCTGATGgccattttttttgttacagatCATACTGCAGAAAAAGATGCTTGCGGTAAATTGCATGTAGAAATTGTGTCATCATGTTTGCCCAGCAGTTCACAGCCTGCTGTTTACAATACTCTCAgcactgtctgcaaaatacataTGAGAGTATAATTCAAAGAACACTGCTGCTAATATTACATTCCTAGTATTTTTAATGCCCTTTCTCTATTGACATTTTTCATGTAGTACCAGTCTCAAAACATTGGGATCACAGTTTAGTAACTCCCTGCATGAAAAAACCCTTGTTAGAAGTTTAAGTACAAAGCCTGCTGTATAAGGAAAATAGGTCCACAAGGACTTGTACTTACATTTGTAAGTAGATAATAAACACATTAGCCCTTAATTACTGACTCAGTTGTTTTTGTAAACATCATTCACTTGACCCataaatgttgcatttttataATAAAGGCAAGAAAAACGAAGTCATATTTCATTTGATTTATTGAGGATATCTGAGATGGAATTAAATCAAAATGTAGAACGACGGATCTGATGCAATTGTGTCAgtcatattttaaaagaaaaagaaaatcccaTAAGGCAGTGCGGCATACCAGAGTCAGGCATGATGCCAATTACCCCCCGCTGTGCCACACACTGATATCCCAAAACTGTACATTAACGATGGCAATATCCCTGAACAAATCTGTGAATTCACAAAGAAGGATCCTTTAAAAACCTATGGAAAAACAAATGGCTTTAGTGCAACAGGTGCAAAATTATTTCAGTTTATACGAGACAGAAAACATCTCACCAAATAAAAATGATCCCagattgaaaaataaaacaaaacacattctaCATGGATGTGTaaacagactagttacacagcACACAGAACAAGGCATCTGCGAAGACTAGCGGATTTTATTAACTGTCGAGTAAGCTGTACGCATTAAAGCATAGATAAGAGCCAACCAGAAGGTGCTGATTGtactttttaaaactgaattgtGATTTTAATAATACTAGGATTGTTTAATTGTATATATTCGTACTCTTCTGAAATGGAGTATACTACATTTATACTGATACTGTGTGATATTGTCAGTTATGACCCCTCTAGTGATGTACACGTCATTATACCACAGTTAATAAAATTAACTGTGGTACAAGATCGTGTTGCCTCTGCTCTTTTCTCCCCTCTGAATCGACTAGTTAGAACGAAACGACTGCAGATATCTGTAGTTATAGTAGTGCaggttttcagtttttcaaaaaCCAGTAAAAGCATGATATTCAATTTAAAAGGTTGCATATTTCCCTCTTCTGTCACATCTGAGATTACGGCATGAATGACACGTAAAATTGTATAGTttcatttttggaaaacatttctCCATATTTCACTTATTCTTCGGTGAGAGCCATGTTTTGTCTGATCTTGTGTCTTTCCTGGGTAAAACCAATTCTAGCTTAGCCTACTCtctaataaaacataaaacagcaaAATGACGTTGCTTACTAGTCTTTTAGTGCCATTAAATCACCAAACATTCTTGAAGCTGTCACTGGAAGCGGTCCATTATGTCTTGCATGTTTTTGTCAGACTTTGACTACTACATGGTCATTGTGCCCTTTTAAATTAGTTTGTCTTGTTTGCATCAGTGACGTTTGAAAAAATGTGGCAAGGCTATAATTGGGCCCTGCCCAACCAAGTCTGGCAGAGTTTGTTTGCGACACCTAAGCTAGGTGATCACAATGAGATCTGCCTCTGTCGGGTCTTTGGTTTGGTTGGTAGTTTCTTCATCCTGGGTTTCTTCAGGTCGAGCCTCACACCCTTCCTCCCACAGGGCTGAGCCGAGCCCAGCGGGTGCTGACAAAGAGTGCGGTGCGGGGGTTCTGCCCAGGCCCTGATAGTGACCCTTAGGAGAAACTGGATTACAAGCTGCTTCGGTGATGGCATCTTGAGATGCAGAAGAGAGCAGGCCTGATCGCTCACCATCACTTTGCGCCTCATTGAAGTAGGACTTTCTTGGACGACCCATAACTGTTCTTCCTGCAAATGTGGACAAAGAgaaacttttaatttttttttttttagagagaatGCCGGATGCACCATTTAATCACAGCAGTAAAGATCATGTTATGATGGCTCACACCAGTAGCAATGCTATTCATGTAGCATTGTGCGTAGTAGTCAGCTCTAGATTATCACAGGTACATCTGCAGCAGGAACTACAGTACAGATGGTTTTGGTAGGTGTTTTTGGTCTGACagagttttttctgttttgcttgAATGGGATCACAACCATCATGTTGTCATTGCCATTACCATTTTGTACAGTCAGAAAACTGCACAGGACAATCGATGACTACTGTGTAAAGGGAACCTGAAATAAAGAAGCCAAGCAAGTACCGGCTCCAACATGCACCTTTTCCACAATCTTTTAAATTCTGAATCTTGTTCTaactacacattttaaattgtgtttaaaaATCACTGCTGGTGCACTCCCTTCTCAGTATAGCCTGTTATACATAAGTAACAAGTAGTTATACATAAGTAATGAGCACTCATCTTGCAGACAATATTTATTGTTGAACTGGCTCCTCATTTTGATCTCAACTCTAGCATTGCAGTCACAAAACCATACAAACAGTCGGAAAAATAGCTTAAATAATCAACGATACCAACTAGCTTATGATACTATAGCACTTATAGTACAGCAGGAACACGTACCAACATTGCGGACTTGTTCAGAAATATCTGCTCTGACATCGGAGATGTCCCACATTGCCATGAAAGAGTCAAAACAAGAAACCTCTTCGGCCTCCTGCACGTAAGGTTTGTAGGTGAAGCTAAAGTGATGGGCAATGGCTGCGAGAAACATCTCCACACATATGATGAAatcctaaagaaaaaaaagtggacagCTTCATTGTGTTGCACTATTAGGTCCCATAGGATATATTAGTTCTGTTGACCTTGGTCAGAATGTTTAAACTATACTCACGTACCTGTAAGCCAGTAGCTACAGCTTCCACACTTTGCCAGTCCCATGTGCGCTTCTCTGAGATAATGCCCACTTTAACCAGCAAAGCAATGACCACAGCTTGCCTAAAAAGATTTACAGCAATCACTGTTTCATTAGCCTATACAGTTTATCCAGGACATTAAAAAAGAGcttgttttaaatgactttttcaGAAATATCTGGGTCATGTCATGAAGTTTTAACACACTGAGATTTACCAGAAAGAGACGAACACCACCATTTTCACACACAGGAATTTGCCGACTGGTTTGATTGGATTCAGCTCCTCTCTCAAAGCCTTGTAGAAGAGCACCAGGCAGTACATTGCAAACTAGATCAAAAGAAGACATAGAAAGGAATGGGAATCAAGGAAGGGAATGCTTGTAACAATTTTTAGTCCATCTTTTAACAGGATTTAGAGCCGCCATTACCAGCTGTGACATATTGTTGAAGATCACCAGGTATGTCCATGCGTTTTTGAAACTGAAGTTGCCTTCATCGTACACTCGACACAGCTGACAGATTCTAGGAAGgaagagaaacacacagctGACATCAACAGACACCAAACAAAATGTGACTACAGTTAAAGAATAAAGCATGTAACAACCAGAGGTTACTCACAAAGCAATGATTGTGGTGACAGGTCTTACTACTGTGTACTGCAACACTCCCAGCTTACATCTCAGCAGCAGAACCCTGCAGAGGAATTTGACCATCTGAATTAGAAGTGAATTGGTCTGAAATTCCAAGCAAAAGCCCAAGACCAGTGAGCAGAAGTATCTCAGGATCACTTGGGCAGAAGCCCAAGTATTATTAGCCACATTGTATTTGTATTCCTATTTAAACAATGAGGTTGCTGATGCTGGCCATTAGGACTtctttttatacatttacacCAGTTTCTTATATACAAAGGTCACCCGGATAAATCTGGGCTAAATTAACAGCACACTTGACCAATTACCAATTACAGATGTTGTGTGACTGAGGCTAATTTGAAGCTTGTGACTTTCACTGGCTTGTTtgctttgaggaaaaaaaaaagatttgaacTCCAAGAGTTTAGTACATTAAGATGAACCCGtttcatttgtttaaatttACAAAACCTCTCTGAAATGAAAATACATCGAAAGAGAAAACATTGTGCAAGAAGACCGATGCAGATTAAATCTCTAAATTGTGGCCACTTCATTGAGACAGTAAGGAAACATGACTATGGCCAATAATTCCAGTAAAACGTCAATAGATTGTCCATAAAACTAACATTTTTGGGTCAAAGTATAAACAGATGGTAATGTTTAACTAATATCGCTTTTACAGCAAAGGTATGACCAACACTTGAGCGCAGCTAAACTCTGGGTCAGTGAATTTAACCTGCTGACAGCTACAGTTTGACATAAGAGGAAAAGGTTTAAAGAGAACTCACTCTCCCATTGGCCACGGTgggcagcagcagagaggaggcaggtgtttctgctgctcctgaacctccagCATCAACACCAGGTTGGGGTACTGGTTTTCCAGGTAGTTAAGCAAGAACGTCATGAAGTTGTAAATGACATACGCCTCGTAGCACTCCCTGCATGTGTCAAAATATATTGCTATACTGGGGTATTTCAGTGCAATCCactggaaacaaaaaaagatgaaaagggaACAATAACAGGAAAAGCTATGAGGATATATAAACTCATAAACCGGTGTGCGATggctttcattaaaaaaaacacataactcACACTGTCCAAGCTGTAGATTGGAACCATCCACAATATCCTttaaatagaaaacacaaaagcgTTAAACATCTGCTCTGGGCTCCTATTTGTGGCTAAAATGACTGTTAAGATCTTTACCTGATGATAGGTTTTTGAAGCTCTGGCTGAGTATAATGCACTAGATGCTGGAGGATGCCCCATAATGATATGGGTATGGTCATGAAGACAAAAATCCCAGCGATGAACCATGCTTTGTTATGAGTGCCAACCTGCCGGGACATGGAAAGGAACAGTCAACAACATTTAAGTCATTTAGCCATTGGAGTCTTGGAGGGTATCATTTAATATAAAGTCAATGGTGAAAGCAGTACTCAGATTCTGAAGTACAGAAACATTACAACCATGTAAAAATACTTAATTTCAAGTCCCGTATAAAGGGGACGTGTTTAACTAAATTGCAGTGCAGTGTGATGACTTGGATAAAGAtagtttttaaagaaagtacAATTAAGGAAAGACTGTTTTAGTAGAACACACCAAAAGAGCAATGAAGATGgtagttattaaaaaaaaaaaaaaaaaggtaatctATATTACTCTATATTACTCTAGAAGATTTTATCACTTTCTGTCTGTCATTGACTAGTTTCTTGTTAATATGTAAAACATCAGCAATCTTAACAgttataaaacatattttaataacTTATTTAGCATTACTCCCTCAACATCATTAATATAGATTCCTattaaaaagtatttgcc
This window contains:
- the tmem184c gene encoding transmembrane protein 184C translates to MPCSCGNWRRWIRPLVVVLYILLLLVVLPLCIWELQKSKVGTHNKAWFIAGIFVFMTIPISLWGILQHLVHYTQPELQKPIIRILWMVPIYSLDSWIALKYPSIAIYFDTCRECYEAYVIYNFMTFLLNYLENQYPNLVLMLEVQEQQKHLPPLCCCPPWPMGEVLLLRCKLGVLQYTVVRPVTTIIALICQLCRVYDEGNFSFKNAWTYLVIFNNMSQLFAMYCLVLFYKALREELNPIKPVGKFLCVKMVVFVSFWQAVVIALLVKVGIISEKRTWDWQSVEAVATGLQDFIICVEMFLAAIAHHFSFTYKPYVQEAEEVSCFDSFMAMWDISDVRADISEQVRNVGRTVMGRPRKSYFNEAQSDGERSGLLSSASQDAITEAACNPVSPKGHYQGLGRTPAPHSLSAPAGLGSALWEEGCEARPEETQDEETTNQTKDPTEADLIVIT